The following proteins are encoded in a genomic region of Nomascus leucogenys isolate Asia chromosome 17, Asia_NLE_v1, whole genome shotgun sequence:
- the GEMIN7 gene encoding gem-associated protein 7 gives MQTPVTIPVPVLRLPRGPDGFSRGFAPDGRRAPLRPEIPEIQECPIAQESLESQEQRARAALRERYLRSLLAMVGHQVSFTLHEGVRVAAHFGATDLDVANFYVSQLQTPIGVQAEALLRCSDIISYTFKP, from the coding sequence ATGCAAACTCCAGTGACCATTCCCGTGCCTGTGCTCCGGCTGCCCCGGGGCCCTGATGGCTTCAGCCGTGGCTTTGCCCCGGATGGACGCAGAGCCCCCTTGAGGCCAGAGATTCCTGAAATCCAGGAGTGTCCCATAGCTCAAGAATCCCTGGAATCCCAGGAGCAGCGGGCCCGAGCCGCCCTTCGGGAGCGTTACCTCCGCAGCCTGCTGGCCATGGTGGGTCATCAGGTGAGCTTCACGTTGCACGAGGGTGTGCGTGTGGCCGCCCACTTTGGAGCCACCGACCTGGATGTGGCCAACTTCTACGTGTCACAGCTGCAGACTCCCATAGGTGTGCAAGCAGAGGCGCTGCTCCGATGTAGTGACATTATTTCATATACCTTCAAGCCATAA